A genome region from Mastacembelus armatus chromosome 8, fMasArm1.2, whole genome shotgun sequence includes the following:
- the LOC113141082 gene encoding transcription factor Sox-9-B-like, with translation MNLLDPYLKMTEEQEKCHSDAPSPSMSEDSAGSPCPSVSGSDTENTRPSDNQLLRGADYKKEGEEEKFPVCIRDAVSQVLKGYDWTLVPMPVRVNGSSKSKPHVKRPMNAFMVWAQAARRKLADQYPHLHNAELSKTLGKLWRLLNEVEKRPFVEEAERLRVQHKKDHPDYKYQPRRRKSVKNGQNEPEDSEQTHISPNAIFKALQQADSPASSMGEVHSPGEHSGQSQGPPTPPTTPKTDLPSGKADLKREGRPMQEGTSRQLNIDFGAVDIGELSSDVISNIGSFDVDEFDQYLPPHSHAGVTGTAQAGYTNSYGISNSSVAQAANVGAHAWMSKQQQQHSLANLGGGGEQGQQGQQRATQIKTEQLSPSHYSEQQGSPQHVTYGSFNLQHYSTSSYPPITRAQYDYSDHQGSANSYYSHAGGQGSSLYSTFSYMSPNQRPMYTPIADTTGVPSVPQTHSPQHWEQQPIYTQLSRP, from the exons ATGAATCTCCTCGACCCTTACCTGAAGATGACAGAAGAACAGGAGAAGTGTCACTCTGACGCTCCCAGCCCCAGCATGTCTGAGGACTCCGCAGGCTCGCCGTGCCCATCCGTGTCCGGTTCGGACACCGAGAACACCAGGCCGTCAGACAACCAGCTTCTCAGGGGTGCAGACTACAAGAAGGAAGGCGAAGAGGAAAAGTTCCCCGTGTGTATCAGAGATGCAGTGTCTCAGGTGCTGAAAGGTTATGACTGGACACTGGTGCCCATGCCGGTGCGCGTCAACGGCTCAAGTAAAAGCAAACCTCATGTCAAAAGGCCCATGAACGCCTTCATGGTCTGGGCTCAAGCTGCACGGAGGAAACTGGCCGATCAGTACCCGCATCTGCACAATGCGGAACTCAGCAAAACACTGGGCAAACTTTGGAG ATTGCTCAACGAAGTAGAGAAGCGCCCGTTTGTGGAAGAAGCAGAGCGTTTGAGAGTGCAGCATAAGAAGGATCACCCCGACTACAAATATCAGCCAAGGCGGAGAAAATCTGTAAAGAACGGGCAAAACGAACCCGAGGACAGCGAGCAGACACATATCTCTCCAAATGCGATCTTCAAAGCGCTGCAGCAAGCCGATTCTCCAGCGTCTAGTATGGGCGAGGTGCACTCCCCAGGAGAACATTCAg GTCAGTCCCAGGGCCCACCAACACCTCCAACCACCCCCAAGACAGACCTCCCCTCTGGCAAAGCTGACCTTAAGCGTGAGGGGCGACCCATGCAGGAGGGCACCAGTCGCCAGCTCAACATCGACTTTGGGGCTGTGGACATTGGTGAGCTGAGCAGCGATGTCATCTCTAACATAGGGAGCTTTGATGTTGATGAGTTTGATCAGTACCTGCCACCTCACAGCCATGCTGGGGTGACTGGCACAGCCCAGGCAGGCTACACCAACAGCTACGGCATCAGCAACTCCTCAGTTGCTCAGGCTGCCAATGTTGGAGCCCACGCCTGGATGTccaagcagcagcaacagcactCTCTGGCCAACttgggtggaggaggagagcaaGGTCAGCAGGGTCAACAGAGAGCCACCCAGATCAAAACAGAGCAACTGAGTCCCAGCCACTACAGCGAGCAGCAGGGCTCCCCGCAACATGTCACCTATGGGTCCTTCAACCTGCAGCACTACAGCACATCCTCTTACCCCCCCATCACAAGAGCACAGTATGACTATTCAGACCATCAAGGTAGTGCCAACTCCTATTACAGCCATGCAGGTGGCCAGGGATCCAGCCTGTACTCCACCTTCAGCTACATGAGTCCCAACCAGAGGCCGATGTACACCCCGATCGCTGACACCACTGGGGTGCCCTCTGTGCCCCAGACCCACAGTCCACAACACTGGGAGCAGCAGCCCATTTACACACAGCTGTCCAGGCCATGA